The Brachyhypopomus gauderio isolate BG-103 chromosome 7, BGAUD_0.2, whole genome shotgun sequence genome has a window encoding:
- the LOC143518454 gene encoding uncharacterized protein LOC143518454: MSSDSNSVKTQEEDNDTNQKNEERAEKEATKGLEPENTTGNCYRPCPQNLEESNQMDLYTSLSNESEGRIDVINTGTQPGSEKQVQENNQKEQDQQLNKGELNEKHKKQKNQENVIKVEEIAQGKKEIQPMAREPNAMTGKTSVPGKDTHGTKSRPDDTQLRMAVEEQEDGDKEQKNEETKVKVDDKGVEAEEMAVRYFTILTGNTIKCHNDFLEELLKYLPCLMLESVENKSDVILIFCTQPDSERTLNTLSHITVSKPAVLVVLHDTFVPDSSISVTREKTTTVDCLFHEDQGLLDCEKNKEALSRAAKWIEDQRKRGPSPKKHIKESAIQMSRGKSICNDSDHVIMVLVLFYVFIFFCVFHFSCVQYTSLVL; this comes from the exons ATGAGCTCTGACAGTAACTCAG TAAAAACACAGGAGGAGGACAATGACACGAATCAAAAGAATGAAGAAAGAGCAGAGAAAGAGGCCACTAAAGGATTGGAACCTGAAAACACGACTGGCAACTGTTACAGACCTTGTCCTCAAAATCTAGAGGAAAGTAACCAGATGGACTTGTACACTAGTTTGTCAAATGAGAGTGAAGGACGCATTGACGTCATAAACACAGGAACACAACCTGGATCAGAAAAACAAGTCCAGGAGAACAATCAGAAGGAACAGGACCAACAACTGAACAAAGGGGAACTGaatgaaaaacataaaaaacagaagaatcaagAAAATGTCATAAAAGTAGAAGAGATAGCACAAGGCAAAAAAGAGATTCAGCCAATGGCAAGAGAACCCAATGCCATGACCG GGAAAACATCTGTTCCAGGAAAAGACACACATGGTACAAAATCAAGACCTGATGACACACAGCTACGAATGGCAGTAGAGGAACAGGAGGACggagacaaagaacaaaagaatGAAGAAACAAAAGTAAAAGTAGATGATAAAGGAGTGGAAGCTGAAGAGATGGCAG TGAGGTACTTCaccattttaactggaaacacaataaaatgtcaCAATGACTTCTTGGAAGAACTCCTTAAATATTTACCGTGTCTGATGTTGGAATCAGTGGAGAACAAGAGTGATGTCATTCTGATTTTCTGCACACAACCTGACAGTGAaagaacactgaacacactttCTCATATAACAG tctccaaGCCTGCTGTTCTAGTGGTGCTCCATGACACATTTGTACCAGACAGCAGCATATCTGTAACCAGGGAGAAGACGACCACAGTGGACTGTCTGTTCCATGAGGATCAGGGACTTCTAGACTGTGAGAAGAATAAAGAGGCTCTCAGCAGAGCTGCAAAGTGGATTGAGGATCAG AGAAAAAGGGGACCAAGTCCTAAGAAGCATATAAAG GAAAGTGCCATACAGATGAGTCGAGGTAAGTCCATCTGCAATGACAGTGATCATGTGATCATGGTTCTTGTGCTATtttatgttttcatatttttttgtgtgtttcacTTTTCATGTGTTCAGTACACCTCACTGGTCCTGTAG
- the LOC143518346 gene encoding uncharacterized protein LOC143518346, giving the protein MLHNQIPELQEVSTVEECDVILLFCPIVSRAGTDIEAALKLITEADSKPAVLVVLHYTFDPYCTVPDRSRYVTRENMTTVDCLFYEDHGLLNCLKNKEAVKKIVEKLKPQDEMRSQTSRIFENTMCKSS; this is encoded by the exons ATGCTTCACAACCAAATACCAGAGCTGCAGGAGGTGTCTacagtggaggagtgtgatgtcaTTTTGCTGTTCTGTCCCATTGTGTCTCGGGCTGGAACTGACATTGAAGCAGCACTGAAGCTCATTACTGAAGCAG ACTCCAAACCTGCTGTTCTAGTGGTGCTCCATTACACATTTGACCCATACTGCACTGTACCAGACAGGAGCAGATATGTAACCAGAGAGAACATGACCACAGTGGACTGTCTGTTCTATGAGGATCATGGATTATTGAACTGCTTAAAAAATAAGGAAGCAGTAAAAAAAATAGTAGAAAAACTAAAGCCTCAG GACGAGATGAGGTCACAAACAA GCAGAATATTTGAAAACACAATGTGCAAATCTTCTTAG
- the LOC143518167 gene encoding uncharacterized protein LOC143518167, whose translation MSSDSNSENSQHLVESTEQTFSNESEGGSDVKSKSPQPRSEEQPLQTNQNEGDPQLNKGELNEEHRKQPTMKEDDENTQKNRESNHMKENSQNPIESTEQNFSNESEGGSDVKSKGPQSGSEEQPLQTNQNEGDPQLNKGELNEEHRKQPIVKEDEENTQENREIQQKAGEVSNNMKDCPGKDIDSVKSISDDIKNDAKQVVRKGEQDDKDKEQKNQEKDEKEEDKGEESKEMAGKSKCTQMDMVNPLEQD comes from the exons ATGAGCTCTGACAGTAACTCAG AGAACTCTCAGCATCTGGTTGAATCAACAGAACAAACATTCTCAAATGAGAGTGAAGGAGGCAGTGATGTCAAAAGCAAGAGTCCACAACCTAGATCTGAAGAACAACCCCTGCAGACCAATCAGAATGAAGGGGACCCACAACTGAACAAAGGGGAACTGAATgaagaacacagaaaacaacCAACAATGAAAGAAGACGATGAGAACACACAAAAGAATAGAGAATCCAATCACATGAAAG AGAACTCTCAGAATCCGATTGAATCAACAGAACAAAATTTCTCAAATGAGAGTGAAGGAGGCAGTGATGTCAAAAGCAAGGGTCCACAATCTGGATCTGAAGAACAACCCCTGCAGACCAATCAGAATGAAGGGGACCCACAACTGAACAAAGGGGAACTGAATgaagaacacagaaaacaacCAATAGTGAAAGAAGACGAAGAGAACACACAAGAGAATAGAGAGATTCAGCAAAAGGCAGGAGAAGTATCCAATAACATGAAAG ATTGTCCAGGAAAAGACATAGATAGTGTAAAATCAATATCTGATGATATCAAGAATGACGCAAAACAAGTAGTGCGAAAAGGGGAACAGGACGACAAggacaaagaacaaaagaatCAAGAAAAGGATGAAAAAGAGGAGGATAAAGGAGAAGAAAGTAAAGAGATGGCAGGTAAGAGCAAATGTACACAGATGGACATGGTTAATCCATTGGAGCAAGACTAG